One Felis catus isolate Fca126 chromosome D1, F.catus_Fca126_mat1.0, whole genome shotgun sequence DNA segment encodes these proteins:
- the LOC101093045 gene encoding olfactory receptor 51Q1-like: MFWVTNSTQVPFFFILMGIPGFEVSHGWISIPFCCLYTVSIVGNITILAVIRIEPSLQEPMYLFLSILALTDLGLTLTTLPTVMGLLWFNASEISFEACFAQFFFLHGFSFMESSVLLAMSFDRYVAICRPLHYVSILTNRVIRRIGIAIIFRCVLTVLPALFLLKRLPFCGSHHLSHSYCLHQDMIRLVCADTTINNWYGFVIALVFTTLDPLLIVVSYALILRSVLRISSQGESFQALNNCLSHILAVLVLYVPLVGLSMTHRFAKHAPPIVHVILANIYLLAPPVMNPIIYSIKTKQIRQRIFHLVSHRQLH, from the coding sequence ATGTTTTGGGTTACTAACTCCACTCAAGTCCCCTTCTTCTTCATCCTCATGGGCATCCCTGGCTTTGAGGTTTCCCATGGCTGGATTTCCATCCCCTTCTGTTGTCTCTACACGGTCTCCATTGTGGGCAATATCACCATCCTGGCTGTCATCAGGATAGAGCCCTCCCTACAAGAGCCCATGTACTTGTTCCTCTCTATTTTGGCTCTAACAGACCTGGGGCTTACCCTCACCACTTTGCCTACAGTCATGGGACTCCTCTGGTTTAATGCCTCAGAGATCAGCTTTGAGGCTTGTTTTGCCCAGTTCTTCTTCCTCCATGGATTCTCTTTTATGGAATCTTCCGTGTTGTTGGCCATGTCCTttgaccgctatgtggccatctgccgCCCCCTCCATTATGTCTCCATCCTTACCAACCGGGTCATCAGAAGAATAGGGATAGCCATCATTTTCCGCTGTGTTCTGACTGTTCTTCCTGCATTATTCCTACTGAAACGGCTTCCATTTTGTGGCTCCCACCATCTCTCCCACTCCTACTGCCTTCATCAAGACATGATTCGCCTGGTGTGTGCTGATACCACTATCAATAATTGGTATGGATTTGTTATAGCTCTGGTCTTTACTACATTGGACCCCCTGCTCATTGTGGTCTCCTATGCACTCATTCTGAGAAGTGTCTTGAGAATCAGCTCCCAGGGTGAAAGTTTCCAGGCTCTCAATAACTGTCTGTCTCACATTCTGGCTGTTCTGGTCCTCTATGTGCCCTTGGTGGGACTTTCCATGACTCACCGCTTTGCCAAGCATGCCCCTCCAATTGTACATgtcatcctggccaacatctatCTACTAGCACCTCCTGTGATGAACCCTATTATCTatagtattaaaacaaaacagatccgTCAAAGAATTTTTCACCTCGTTTCTCATAGACAATTGCACTAG
- the LOC101099146 gene encoding olfactory receptor 51M1, translated as MLLSNITQFSPMFYLTGFPGLDTIEHWIFIPFFLMYLVAISGNCFILIVIKTNPRLHRPMYYLLSFLAFTDLGLSVSTLPTTMGIFWFKSHGIYFVACQIQMFCIHSFSFMESSVLLIMSFDRFLAICHPLRYSVIITSQRVIRAGLAVIFRGPVALVPLVLLLKSFPYCGPRVLSHSFCLHQEVIHLACTDTTFNNLYGLAVVVFTMMLDLVLIALSYGVILHTVARLASQEEQLRAFQTCTSHLCAVLIFFVPMVGLSLVHRFGKHVPLAVHLLMANVYLFVPPMLNPIIYSIKTKEIRHIISKLLGLKNVSTKSWS; from the coding sequence ATGCTCTTATCCAACATTACTCAGTTTAGTCCCATGTTCTACCTCACTGGCTTTCCTGGATTGGACACCATCGAACACTGGATTTTCATCCCCTTTTTCCTTATGTACCTTGTGGCCATCTCGGGCAATTGTTTCATTCTGATAGTTATTAAGACCAACCCTCGTCTGCACAGACCCATGTACTATCTACTCTCTTTTCTGGCCTTCACTGACCTGGGACTGTCAGTGTCTACCTTGCCCACCACTATGGGAATCTTTTGGTTCAAATCTCATGGTATCTACTTTGTGGCTTGTCAGATCCAGATGTTCTGTATCCACTCATTTTCCTTCATGGAGTCCTCAGTGCTCCTTATTATGTCCTTTGACCGCTTTTTGGCTATCTGCCACCCCCTTAGGTACTCGGTCATTATCACTAGCCAGCGAGTGATCAGGGCAGGTCTGGCTGTCATCTTCCGGGGACCTGTGGCCCTAGTTCCCCTTGTCCTCCTCCTGAAGTCTTTTCCCTACTGTGGGCCTCGAGTCCTTTCCCATTCTTTCTGCCTACACCAGGAAGTGATACACTTGGCCTGCACAGATACCACCTTCAACAACCTGTATGGGCTGGCAGTGGTGGTGTTCACTATGATGCTGGACCTGGTGCTCATTGCACTGTCTTATGGGGTCATCCTGCACACCGTGGCAAGACTGGCCTCCCAAGAGGAGCAGCTCCGAGCCTTCCAAACATGTACCTCACACCTCTGTGCTGTACTGATATTCTTTGTGCCTATGGTGGGGCTGTCCCTCGTGCACCGCTTTGGGAAGCACGTCCCACTTGCTGTCCACCTTCTCATGGCCAATGTCTATCTCTTTGTGCCTCCTATGCTTAATCCAATCATATACAGTATTAAGACCAAGGAGATCCGCCACATTATCAGCAAACTCCTCGGTCTTAAGAACGTCAGTACTAAGTCTTGGAGCTAA
- the LOC101099398 gene encoding LOW QUALITY PROTEIN: olfactory receptor 51J1 (The sequence of the model RefSeq protein was modified relative to this genomic sequence to represent the inferred CDS: inserted 1 base in 1 codon; deleted 1 base in 1 codon; substituted 1 base at 1 genomic stop codon) — translation MKNSNSSLEFLPTTFILIGIPGLEAEHLWISIPFCLMYIIIFLGNGTILHVIRTDTALHQPMYLLLAMLALAEVGVSASTLPTVLGIFLFGITEISFDVCLFXDVFHPFILHYGVSCVAGHVCGPICGHLXPTALYSHSNPAPYLWHRSCHGAEKHYAHGPIAHAVKAPALLWPQRPLPFLLPPPQPYHLPCGDISINNIYGLFIVTSTFGLDSLLIVISYGLILHTVMSITTGEGRRKALNTCGSHICAVLAYYVPMIGLSMVHRFGHHVSPLLHAMIANAYLFFPPVVNPIVYSIKTKEIHRGIVRMFSEKRARV, via the exons ATGAAGAACTCTAATAGCTCTTTGGAGTTCTTACCTACAACGTTCATTCTGATTGGCATCCCAGGGCTGGAGGCAGAGCACCTCTGGATATCCATCCCCTTCTGCCTGATGTACATTATCATCTTCCTTGGGAATGGCACCATCCTTCATGTCATCAGAACAGACACTGCCCTACACCAGCCCATGTACCTCCTTCTTGCCATGTTGGCACTGGCTGAGGTTGGTGTCTCTGCATCTACTCTGCCTACGGTGCTAGGCATCTTCCTTTTTGGCATCACTGAGATTAGTTTTGATGTATGccttt cagatgtttttcatccattcattctccATTATGGAGTCAGCTGTGTTGCTGGCCATGTCTGTGGACCGATTTGTGGCCATCTATAGCCCACTGCGCTATACAGCCATTCTAACCCTGCCCCGTATCTTTGGCACAGGAGCTGTCATGGGGCTGAAAAGCATTATGCTCATGGCCCCATTGCCCATGCTGTTAAGGCGCCTGCCCTTCTGTGGCCACAACGTCCTCTCCCATTCCTATTGCCTCCACCCCAACCTTAT CATCTACCTTGCGGGGACATTTCTATCAACAATATCTATGGGCTTTTCATTGTTACCTCCACTTTTGGGCTGGATTCACTGCTTATTGTCATCTCCTATGGGCTCATACTCCACACTGTAATGAGTATCACcactggggaggggcggaggaagGCACTCAACACATGTGGCTCACATATCTGTGCTGTGCTCGCTTACTATGTGCCTATGATTGGCTTATCTATGGTGCACCGCTTTGGACACCACGTGTCCCCTTTGCTGCATGCTATGATAGCCAATGCTTATCTCTTCTTCCCACCTGTTGTCAACCCCATTGTCTACAGCATTAAGACCAAGGAGATCCATCGTGGCATTGTCCGAATGTTCTCAGAGAAAAGAGCCAGAGTTTAG